A single region of the Bacteroides luhongzhouii genome encodes:
- a CDS encoding HEAT repeat domain-containing protein, with product MIKKIIYLAFLLPLAGNAQTTVIKPLVKQPTAFAIITDNQTYANTKDAMHQYKTAVEDDGLATYLISGDWQNPDQVKQIIIKTYQECPSLEGLVLIGDVPVALVRNAQHMTTAFKMNEKAFPWDQSSVPTDRFYDDLNLKFEFIRQDSVNHQHFYYKLTEDSPQRLNPTFYSARIKYPEKKEGDKYAAIASYLKKAAAAKADKHNQLDRVFSFNGASYNSDCLIVWMDDEKAYMENFPLAFGRQMGFKHWNFRMKHPMKYKLFSELQRKDLDLFMFHEHGMPTGQLINDELACTDFNNRYKMLKSTLYNAVMSHVGKRDKDTLRIQMQEKRQVNEVFFKDLDNPKFWEADSLHYADERIVTEDLMKRNLSTNPKMIMFDACYNGSFHENDYIAGQYIFNDGQTLVAQGNTRNVLQDRWTIEMIGLLSHGVRAGQYNKLIVSLEGHLFGDPTFRFAPIEANTLSTDITIHKDDKAYWKNLLNSPYADVQSLAMRMLADADTQKELSPLLLKKYRESGFNTVRMEAIKLLSRYQDDNFIEALREGLNDTYEMVARQSAIYAGFVGDDSLLPAIVEALVEHNERLRVQMSANKALSLYPKEKVEKTIEDFYAKVDRLNENEEKKRLLRSLERMFVQEAKVHQTLMDVAAPEAKRISAIRNVRNYTFHFHVDDYLNVIRDAGNPQEVRVVMAEALGWFTNSVQRPHILEEIKKMQQTANLPEDLKAELEQTIKRLSL from the coding sequence ATGATTAAAAAAATAATATATCTGGCATTTCTTTTGCCATTGGCAGGAAATGCACAAACAACAGTCATAAAGCCATTGGTCAAACAACCTACCGCTTTTGCTATCATAACAGATAACCAAACTTATGCAAATACCAAAGATGCCATGCATCAGTACAAAACTGCGGTTGAAGATGATGGTTTGGCAACTTATCTGATCAGCGGTGACTGGCAAAATCCAGATCAAGTCAAACAGATAATCATCAAAACATATCAAGAATGCCCTTCATTGGAAGGTCTGGTTTTAATCGGCGATGTGCCTGTCGCATTGGTACGTAATGCGCAACACATGACTACTGCATTCAAAATGAATGAGAAAGCCTTTCCTTGGGATCAGTCTTCCGTACCTACCGACCGCTTTTATGATGATCTGAACTTAAAGTTTGAGTTCATCAGGCAAGACTCAGTAAATCATCAGCATTTCTACTACAAATTGACAGAAGACAGTCCCCAGCGGCTAAATCCTACTTTCTATTCAGCTCGTATCAAGTATCCGGAAAAAAAGGAAGGGGATAAATATGCGGCCATTGCCTCATATCTGAAGAAAGCTGCTGCTGCCAAGGCAGATAAGCATAATCAATTAGATCGGGTATTCTCATTCAATGGTGCTTCTTACAATTCCGATTGCCTGATTGTATGGATGGATGACGAAAAAGCTTATATGGAGAACTTTCCATTAGCTTTTGGTCGTCAAATGGGATTCAAACATTGGAACTTCCGAATGAAACACCCTATGAAATATAAGTTATTCAGCGAATTGCAACGAAAGGACCTTGACTTATTTATGTTTCATGAACATGGAATGCCAACAGGGCAGCTTATTAATGATGAATTGGCATGCACTGATTTCAACAATCGTTATAAAATGTTGAAGAGTACACTTTATAATGCAGTCATGTCCCATGTTGGAAAACGTGACAAAGACACCTTACGTATTCAGATGCAGGAAAAACGACAAGTGAATGAGGTGTTTTTTAAAGACCTGGACAATCCTAAGTTCTGGGAAGCAGACTCTCTTCACTACGCTGATGAACGTATCGTAACGGAAGATTTAATGAAGAGAAATCTTTCCACTAATCCGAAGATGATAATGTTTGATGCGTGCTACAACGGTTCTTTTCACGAAAACGACTATATAGCAGGACAATATATCTTTAATGACGGTCAGACATTAGTAGCACAAGGAAATACCCGTAACGTATTGCAAGACCGCTGGACTATTGAAATGATTGGTTTGTTGTCCCATGGTGTACGAGCCGGGCAATACAATAAGCTAATCGTATCACTTGAAGGTCATTTGTTTGGTGATCCCACTTTCCGTTTTGCTCCTATCGAAGCCAATACTTTAAGTACCGATATAACAATACACAAAGATGACAAAGCCTATTGGAAGAATTTGTTAAACAGCCCATACGCTGATGTACAAAGTTTGGCCATGCGTATGCTGGCTGACGCCGATACCCAAAAGGAATTATCTCCGTTGCTCCTGAAGAAGTACCGGGAAAGTGGCTTCAATACGGTTCGTATGGAAGCTATCAAGTTGTTGAGCCGTTATCAGGACGACAACTTCATCGAAGCATTACGCGAAGGTTTGAACGATACTTATGAAATGGTAGCTCGCCAAAGTGCCATTTATGCTGGATTTGTAGGTGACGATTCCTTATTGCCCGCTATTGTGGAAGCATTGGTCGAACATAATGAACGCTTACGCGTACAAATGAGTGCCAACAAGGCTTTAAGCCTTTATCCGAAAGAGAAAGTAGAAAAGACAATAGAAGACTTTTATGCAAAAGTTGACCGTTTGAATGAAAACGAAGAGAAAAAACGATTACTAAGAAGCCTGGAAAGAATGTTTGTACAAGAGGCAAAAGTCCATCAGACCTTGATGGATGTAGCTGCACCGGAAGCAAAACGTATCAGTGCAATCCGCAATGTGCGTAACTATACATTCCATTTCCACGTGGATGATTATTTGAATGTAATTCGTGATGCCGGTAATCCACAGGAAGTACGTGTAGTAATGGCCGAAGCATTAGGTTGGTTTACTAATTCTGTACAACGGCCACACATTCTTGAAGAAATAAAGAAGATGCAACAAACAGCCAATCTTCCGGAAGATTTAAAAGCAGAGCTTGAACAGACAATCAAAAGATTAAGTTTATAA